In Cryptomeria japonica chromosome 5, Sugi_1.0, whole genome shotgun sequence, the genomic window CTGTTTTTAATTCCATTAATGCATTTAGAACTTGATTCTTTTCTAATGATGCTGATCTAAACTACTCAAGATTCATAGAAAATGTAAATTTATATTACAAATCCATATCTTTGCTAACTGAGAAATCTCTAAATGCAAATTTGTGAGTTATGATTGTCAAGATTTCTTAGAAGAGCATGCATTATTTGAGAATTTGTGACCATAGATCAAAACTTTGAATATTTGTTGATTAATTTTTTGGGGCATCTTGCAACTATGGAAGAGAAAACTTGAAATTATGAACCTATGAAAGTGCATGTGAAACTTGTATTTTTTCATTGacgatttgataaaaaaaattaatcccCTTTGCACAAATTAGGTACAAGTTGACAAGGAGTTACATCTTAATTTAGACATTCTTGTGATGCATTTACGTGATTGAACTTGACTCTATATCACTCGCGCCTCTAACCAATGATTAATGATTAGGTAATTTAAAAACTTAAGAACTAATTGATATGGATATTAATATTTTCAACTTGATCAACCCAATGAAGAAAAATAATACTCACATATAACTTGGAATATTCACACAATTTTTAGGAAAACAACTCAATGACACATTAATTTAAGGAGctcaaaaagtttaaaattttcaaaagttaAAAACAAGGATAGAAAGTCTTGATTTTGGCTACTTATGTAACATGATAGAACTTTCATAACTCTTTAGTACAAAACAAtggaaaataataaaattataagaaaaagaaagagaatgtGAGTTGGcatataaaaacaaataaaaacataATCAAGACATATAAAAACAAATATTTAACATAATCAAACTTGTCAATTTAACACTCTTCCACACTTGTCTCTTGGATGGTTGGGAAAAGTTGTTTTGTTGGAACCataagaatgaaatgaaagtcaccaCCTTAAGAATAGGCATGAGGAACTAGTATCATGTGTTATTTTATTATGAATATAAGCAAAACAAATTTCATCACTCTTAGACCATGGGAATAGGCACACATTCTTGCTCCTTGGGTATTAATTAATTGGAAGGAGGTTAGTTAGGAATTTTCAGAAAGCAATAGGGGGAAGATAGTATATACGAACACTTTTGTAGTTCTTTGTCCCACCCCTAGGGAAGAGTAAGGGCCCATTCAACTTGGGGAGGAAATATTTCAATTGGATTtagtttaataattattaattttgaaataatttcactTTCAAATTGTTGATTTATGAGTAGTTAATATCTATTGCAATTAATTATGTGATAATTGCATTATTTATATTTGTTTTCTaatatttttatgattattttatttttttagtcaTTTGTTTCATAAGTTTTAAATTGGAGTTATTTAATATTAATTCtatatttggttttgatttgatatcaataatgtatattttttaagaagtaatttaatttttgttatttttcagtaGAAATTTATCTATTAATCAAATTACCTTTTTCTATTAAAAATAGTCGTGGACACTATCCtagattattattatttatattaaagTAGATGTTCAACAATCCTCATTAACAAGCAtatagtaccatcaaaattcatgaTGTAAAAACAAGGGTCCATCCAAGGATGTAGGGTTCATAAGACTATACATAATAAAGGTGTAAAATCCTAACAAGAATAAGTAAATGAAATAGAATGAGATACAACTTATTATAGATGAGAAGATTACTCCTAAATTAAATCTTAAATACATATAAACCCTAAAGCAAATGCAGTAGTGGGTAGGATTGGTTGAAGGTAAGAGATGTACAACGCAACAAACCATAAAAGGAAGATGCAAAATGAAGACTAAATATAAACgaaatatgtaaaataaaaaatggatttgaaaaattctAATATAATAAGAAACCTTAGAAGAAAACTAGCTTGTATAAGATAGGTTAAGTTAACCAAAAATGTGTAAGAAACTAAACTTTCCCGAAGCTTAATTTAGGCTAAACAAATGAATGCTTAAAAGTTAGTGCAAGTAAAACTAGTGCATTATGAAATAATACATGTTAAATATGAAAAGAAAATGGAATAATTAATGATGATTAAATTCCTATCATTAAAGATAAATAATCTATGTGAAGATAAAATTTGTGATGACTCACAGTCAAGGATAGATCATGACAACATGTAACTTGCCTTAGACCTATAATAATATTTTGTTTGCATTATGGAGGGTTGAGTTTATATATCCAAGTTGATTTTATGGTAACATAAATGTCTCACACCTCCAAAAATGATTTAGTAATTTGCACATCTTTGCTTCCTATTTTTCTAGTTTGtctctagttattttctttttatATTTGAAGATTGACAGTATACTTAAAATTCCTTGGAATGATTGATGTTGTGTCACTAGTAGACACATTCTCTTAGTTCAACCCACATTTAAATGTGTgtaaaatattgaagataatattcTTCAATCATGCATATGCTCCTAGGATGATCATGCAAATGGTCATTCCTTTTATTGTACCAATTGAAATGTTTCACTCTCTCAATGTTAATGATATATCTTGGAATGCTTGGAGGAGATATGATGATAAAAaagaaatacattaaataattttaaatactaTCATATATAGTTAAATTTCACAAAATATTTAGTTAGTCAACTCATTGTGGGAAAACAAAGGGGGCTTGTTagtcaaaaattgaattttaattttaaaagggTAAGGATTGAGTCTATAACTATGATATTGACCATGTgagagaaaaaaaatccaaaatgggAAAAGGATTAGGTTTAGATAGGTAATACGTGTACATATAAGTGTAATGAACATAAGGCTTAGGTGAATGTATCATGTGTGTACAAAGACAAGGTAGGGGTTATGTGGGAATGTGTGTGTATAGGGATAAATAAAGCATAGGAGGATGAGCCAAACTTTGCACAAGATTATGCCATTTGATTTTCTCTCAAGAGAAAGATAAAACTAAATGAGAAATAACATAGATATACAGATttcttaattataataatttataatcTTTACTAATAGGTATAGTGCTTCTAGCTTCAATCGTAGAATAATTTTTATCATTAAAATTTTGGATCACACTATGTGATTTAGAAACACTCATACCCATTATTGTGGACTATAGGTATTTGATGTCTTTAATCATTATTAAGTTATAATTATTTAACTCTTTCGATATATTTTAGCTTAATTTAttctaataaaaatatatattttacttcaaataaatattatataCCAATCACAAAAATGGGTATGCAGAAAGGGTCACACCTCAAAGCTAATGGGTTGGTTAAACCAAGGAGACCATACAAAATGAAACAAGCCAATAACGCAAGACAAGAGCCAAACAAAAGTCAAAGAATTAGAGTATTTTTAAAGAACAAGTGATTTTCCTTTCACCAACCTTAGTATTCTTAAGAAACTGATTCTTATAAGAGGAATCCTAAAGGCACTATCTACATCCTTAGTCTATAAATTTTTAGAAAAGAGTTAGCCAAATAACACCAAATTGAGAGGAGGAGTGGTTGAAAACTATATTTATTGCTTATAGTAGTAGAACTCATATGATTAAACACACCCTCCTTTCATAATTTATTATTTGTTGTTCTATCTCGTTGTTCTTTGCTCTCAAAATAACTCTAGGTTCCCCTTTCAAGGGATTTGTTATTCTTTCTTCCTACACATCTTTCTCAATCAACTTCAAAATGATTGTGCAAATCCTCTTCCAAAGGAATTTAAGAATTTTCTCCCATATTTTACACctatttgaaaaaaaaactttaCCTAAATTGGTAGCTTGattttgttgatcattatttttgTTGAACATGTTTGTTTGCTTTGACTGTAATGAAAGTGTGTTAAGAGTTTTGGGATGCATGAATTAAATTTTACTCATTTTTGCAATCTTTAGAAAAGTGATCATATTCATGACATTTGTTATATTTGAAAGGGAAATGATTATAGTCAAGTTCTAGCATATATAATCAACCATCTAGATTTAACTCAAGATGTTAGGAATACCTTTTTCCAAATCTACTTAGGTTTGAGCACATGAAAAGTTGTCTTTTGGGTCAGCCTTGTCAATGAGACAACACTTATAAGCATTGTCAATAGTAGCCAAAGATTTATCATCCCAAAAAATAAGAGatagatgaaaaaaaaaattaaaaaaattacggAAACAAAGACTCCATTAAACATATTCACTGCTGAATTAAAATCTATGAATCAAATTTAATCTTTTTACCCCATAAAATATAGATCAATTCTAAAAAGTATCTTAAAGAAAAAGATTAAATCTTTTTCCACAAAACCAAATGCTTATTCTATCtttcaacataattaaatgaaactatagGTCTTATATTCAAATTTTTAACAAGACAAGAACGAAATTGTGACCTTACGAACATCTGCAAAGACTAAGATTTAGCTGTGACCTTACCAGCCGATAGTTGCAGTATTTCGGAGACAGTTTTTAAGAAGATGATAAATATAGAAAAAATAGTTGTTAAGATGACAGCATTTTATAGAGTTTAGAAagcgaaaaataaataaaaagtaaatgATTTCAAAATGAGAAAGCTTTTGGTCTGTCCATGAAGCTGAAAGATTCTTAATGAGTCTATCAGAAATCAGTCTGATTGAGTGCAAGACTCCAACACATCAATAATAGAtaaatacaaataatataataatatttaaagaAAAATACCATGTAAAATTCTATACCTATTCTTGAATCTATCTTCATATATTCACAgtaagcaaaacaaaaaaataaaaataaaaaaaataaaagaatctaaCACTAGATCGAGTTTTATATTAAATGgcaaaatgcttctaaaatgtgaTTGAATATGAGATAATTATGAAACAACTCAGTGTTTAGAACTACAAATCATCTTCCATTGTTCTTTGCAGATTTGAATTCTCAGACccatttcaatatttttcatttgattgcCCTGTTGAGTTCTTTGAATGAATTCCTTATAACAGAGGCTGATACATTGCCATTTGTTGCAGGATTGATGGCCTTTCTAATCTTGATTACGTTCATTGCAGTCCCAAGGGCATGccctgcaacttcaaaggcttcttgTGTCACCTCCCCTGCATCTTCTCCAAACCTGCATTACATTTTCTAACAACAAAGTAAGATTCAAAAGTAACAGAGACGTTTTTTCTTCCATGATAGACCTTTCCCATTGTAATGGGCATTGCCCCAGTTTTTTTATCACTTACGTCCATTTGTGGCTCTTGTTGCCTCAGTTAAGGCCCAAGAAATgttgttacaattttttttttatcatcatcCATTTGTGGCTCTAGTTGCCTCAGTTAAGGCCCAAGAAATgttgttacaattttttttttatcatcatcCATTTGTGGCTCTAGTTGCCTCAGTTTAGGCCCAAGAAATGTTATGTTACCAAAAACATTTTCATCACAACAGTTTGGACTGCCTTAACATATTCAGAAGCATTCATTTTTTAATTAATGATATTAGATTTCTATAATCTATAGTTTTGTTCAATgctgtttttgttttttaattagaTTATAGACAATTTTTTGGCATCAATATTTCAAATCACATTATCCATTATTTGAATGAAGAATTCTAGAAAAAAAATGATTGATATTATTAttcttaaattattatttttttctgttCTCACCTGTGTGCAATAATTTCAGAGGTCACCTCAGAAGTGGCTGACAAAGCATCCTTCCCTGCTACTTCAAGAGCTTCCATAAGTTTGTCTGCCATTCACAAAATGATATTAGTCCTTATCAGGACAAGGATATGTTTACTAGCTGTTACACCTTACACTGTACAGCGATAGGAAATGAAGAAAACATACTGATAGCATCCAATGAAGCAAGCAGAACTTCTCCTGGCAGCATGGCAAAGAACTTTCGGCCTGCCTTGGACGTGATTACAGGGCCTGTAACAGCTCCACTTGCTGTTATCACCCCTTTAAGCACATTATTGCTCATTTTCTCACTCATCTTTGACAAATTCTTTACCCTGAACAAAATCAAAACATATTAATGGAAAGGTAAATTCCTCTTCTGTTTATctataaataaattaattgattttcTTCGATCTAAATTATtttccattttttcattttttaaaatgatATCTTTTGTCAATAGTCTTTGGTCTGCTGGTGAAGTTAAAAGATTCTTAATGAGCTCACCAGAGagggagtcttactgactacaaggCTCCAAAATTGTTTTACTGATTATATTGATTAAAATGAATAAAAACCacaaaagaaaatacttttaacaaaaatttaaaaaatcattaaaatttacaAACGTCCCAATACAATAAATCCATCATTCCAAAGTTTCATTATAGATCTTTATCTAATATAATTCCTAATTAATTATTCTCAAACTATTTGATTTTAGttgtattttaaaataaataattatttatataaaaatatatatccaATTTAATATGGGATCACTATTTATTATTAAGAAGATTTTCTACAATTTATAGATATATTGATcttaaatttttgatatttttttttaagaattgtcaaatttcttctaaaataaaattaaaaataaacataTTAAATTTTCTAATTGTTTTATTATTACAGAATTTCTGACAACTTCAATCATTCATACTGTTGAAAGAGATGGAATAAAAATTCATACCATAATAATTCTCGAAAATGCTGAGAATGGTTTCAGTAGCATACAATAAGTTTTTTGATCCTTCATCATTCATCTATGTTTATACTGTAATTAGTCATAATCAATATAAAAATTCGACTCTGCctttactgatcaaaaaaaaattcGTTCTCCAATTAAAAAATATCATATCTacctttaaaataattaaatttttaaaaaaaaactatctcagtagtaaaaaataataattatataatttttaataaatctTACAAATAACTGGATAAGATCTAAAATTTGAGAataaaccacaaaaaaaaaattaaatagaagcCTTCCTACCTTCTGATGTTTCTCTTGGTGCGAGGACTAATTTCTGAATTCCTTTTAGCCCTAACTTCACAAGGCTTTCCCTTGGCCTTTGTCGTACTTCTCACAAACTCACCACCTTTCTGCACCTGAGAAGAATAAGCATTACTACACTGAAATAACCCCCTGATAATCTGCCCTGACCCAGAAGCTATAGCCTTAGCCAAAATAGAATTATAATCCTCTACTTTAGGAGCCAAATCAGCCCAGTAAGCTGCCTCTGAATTTTCTCTATCACTAGCTGGCTTTCCACCATCTTTAGGGCAGGAAAAACAAGCATGCTGTTCAAGGCACTTGTCAAGCAACTCAAGCCCTTCTTTCTCTTCAAAACTGACTCCATAGTTCAAGATCTCAGAGCCACAGTTCCTGCCAAATTTAGCAGGCTCTGTTGTCTCCTCCACAGTTGGCACAGGTACTGAGAACAAGTAGTGACAGGAGTCCACTTTAACAGTAGGCTGGTCCTTAGTTATTGGCCAACTTAGTTCATCTCCAACTTTGGCTAAGATGGCTAATCCTGTATTTCCATGAAGGAGCCTGATTAGAGTAAATTCACCTCTACCCAATTCAATACTTTCTTCTTCCTCCACCAAATGGGCTGCTGCCCTTGGAATTCTAACAAGCACTTCATGACTGCCAAGAAGTTCCACAGGATCCTCTTGAAGCTGAGGCTCTGAACATTTTTGCTGTTCATTATTTTCTTGGAGATTTTTAGGCTTCCCTTTGCTCAAACTAAAGGGATTTCTCACTACCCACTGCATTTTTTCTTTTCTGTATCTCTCAAGAGAATTCTAGCTCTTACAATTGCAATTATTTGATTGTAAATGTCCAAGATTGTAATGAAAAGTTCTAATTCGGATTTCAGAATAGATTTCTTAACAACTAAGCCTAAAGATATAGGATATAAATCTTCTCCTTTCTCTGGTTTAGACAGGAATAATGTATAAACCTTCTCCTTTCTCTGGTCTATATAGATATAATAGCATATAAGCCTAGTGATTTGGTGAAACAGTTGCATGATTTACAGCGAGCTGTCTTCCATGAAATGAttagcatattcttttcagcaCTTTAGACGGTACAATACCACTAAATTCAAAGAATCTATCTTTTCAGCTTTACCCGTGAACGGCTCATAACTTTAGACTTTTAATGCAGTAATGAGTTTGTAGGATAAGAATAGGGTGCTGTCCAAGTCAAGATTATTCTATCAGATTTACTTAAAAAATAGATTTTATACAAGACATGTTTATAGTCTAATTGaagattatttttttaataagaaaattcAATCATGGTAGAAATTATATATtctatcattatttatttatttttttcttaaattattatattataaaatgaaTTTTTGAAAGAGTTCAATTTTTCTTATAGTGATCAAAATATAGTTGTTAGAAGTTTGTATGCATCAACATAATATAACCGATTAAtagatcaaaagagaaaacaagatTGAAAGCCAACAAGAAACCAAATGACAAAAACTAATAATGAAATAACAAACAACTCTTGGAGCTTATGGTTGGGCAGCATAAAAATCCTTCAAAGAATTAACACAGTTTATCATCAACGTTTTTTCTAGAGGATAAAAGGTGGGTTTTGAAAGGACCCAAAAACTctatacaaaatacaaaatatcaatAAAGACAACCATACAACAAAAATACAACATGAAACAATAACCCAAAACATTCACATTACAACCCAAAAAGGGCAAGAGCAACAAAAAATCAACCAACTCAAGACAATTTGAAAGTGAATTATTTCAAAGAGATTTGGACATACAATTTGTCCCTATCAAGAAATAATGATGCATTTATCCTTCCTACTTGGTCATCCTCTTTTGGAGGCTAACCCAAAACCAAGAGAATCCTTATGGGATCTATGAAGACTTTCATCATATTCTAGTATTCTTTTATATGAAGTCATGAAGGTTAATAGCCAAAGCTCATTGATGGGGATAGTAACTTGTTCTTCCTAAGGCTAACCCTTTGGTCCTTCACAATCTAATTCCTAATAGCCATCTTTGAACCCTACATGACTATGCCCATGGGCCCAACCAAAGGGGAAGACACAAAAGGATCACACAAGGCTCCAACATCTAGTAATGTATCGACGTCATTGTAAGGACAAATAGGCACCTTGTTATGTTTTTTCTTCTAAGAATTTTGTGACCTCCTTTTGGTCTAGCACTCAAAGGTAGGATGCCCAACTATATGATATGTTTGACATAAGACTATGACACCCTCATACATAATATGCTGAACTGAATCGCCCAATTTGGATAATGATGTAAAGGAAGAAGGTATAACCTTACCCATATATGTAAATACATAAAATCTAGcaaacaaattttttttggaaGTGGTCACTAGGTTAACAATGATGAGCTAGTGAAAAAAAGAGCTATATCCTTCAAGATCTCAACCTCCCAATTTTCTAAAGGCAAATATGAAAGCTTCACCCAAACTAGGACTTTATTAATGCATTCCTTTTCGAGATTGAAACCCAAAGTCAACCTCTTAATAAAGAGCCCATTTTTTCCAAGAACCACAAGCCATCTAAAAGGATACATACACAATCATTAGTGGTTATTACTATCAAATTTAATAACCATAATACATACAGTCAATCTAAATATATTAAGGGGAACTTGTATATGTAAAAAGAGGACGTTGTTTTCTTTTCTAATAAGCTGATATGCAcatgaaatatatttttatagGAAGGAGATGTAATAATCAATCTTGGTTATTGTTATTATTCTTGTTcttttttatcattgtttttatTATACCTTACCAAAACATGGCATTGGTAGTAACTCAATACTACAAAATTACATCCTTGCACTATATAGAGTAAGTTTTCTATATCATGACATATCCCTAGAGCCATACCTATTCCTTGATCAACTAATGCTTTGGCCCTATCGATGCATCCACTTAAGGGAATCATTTAAGATCAATAGTGCATAGCACAATAATGTAAAAAGTTCAACATGAAAATTGGGATGAGATCTCCAACCTCTTTTTGAATCTAGCCACTAACTGAAGTTATACTTACAATGCAATCAATGTACAATAGTATGATAGTAAGTATATCCTAGACAAATGTTAGTATGATTTCAACAACAATGCATGAACACAAAATCGCATAGTAACCAACTCATACATACTTCATGTATGAAATCATTATTTATACACAAAGTGATTGACTCATATATGCATAACATATACACATAAATACTAGCTAGCAATGCGAAGTGGATGCAACCCTACTACATGTATCTTCCTATTACTTGTTTCAATATCACATAAGGTCTTTATAATAAGTTTGACAACACAGAAAGCAAAACTAGTGTATCTCAAACTATAATGTGGGTCCATCATTTTTTTGAGCTCACAATTAATTAtgaagattagataagtatttcatGCTACTTGTCATCACTTGCAAGGACATAAGTGTAATAGCACACCATGCATGCTAGTATTAATAAGTGTTCCACAACCTACTAAACCTCAAACTCAATGGACCATGATATTCATTGCTCAAGCATATTATTGATAAAATCCAATCCAAACTAGTATGTGGAAGCTTCTAACATCTATCACCTCTGAGCTATTGGCTAATTTTAACTAAACCTAGGATATGAAAGTTA contains:
- the LOC131029086 gene encoding senescence/dehydration-associated protein At3g51250, translating into MQWVVRNPFSLSKGKPKNLQENNEQQKCSEPQLQEDPVELLGSHEVLVRIPRAAAHLVEEEESIELGRGEFTLIRLLHGNTGLAILAKVGDELSWPITKDQPTVKVDSCHYLFSVPVPTVEETTEPAKFGRNCGSEILNYGVSFEEKEGLELLDKCLEQHACFSCPKDGGKPASDRENSEAAYWADLAPKVEDYNSILAKAIASGSGQIIRGLFQCSNAYSSQVQKGGEFVRSTTKAKGKPCEVRAKRNSEISPRTKRNIRRVKNLSKMSEKMSNNVLKGVITASGAVTGPVITSKAGRKFFAMLPGEVLLASLDAINKLMEALEVAGKDALSATSEVTSEIIAHRFGEDAGEVTQEAFEVAGHALGTAMNVIKIRKAINPATNGNVSASVIRNSFKELNRAIK